ATCCACAACTTTCGAATGAGTTTCTACTTCCAGCACACTCCTTCTTGCTTCCTCTGAAAATTGTTTCGTTTGCTCTGCCAGTTTCCTGATCTCAGAGGCAACAACAGCAAATCCTTTTCCTTTATCCCCAGCACGAGCAGCTTCAATACTAGCGTTTAAAGATAAAAGATTGGTTTGGGTGCTAATTTCTTGAATAGCGCCAATCATTTTGGTTATCAGCTGTGTTCGCCCATGCAGGTCTTTCATTGCATTAGAGGTTTGCATAACGGTCTTGCTTGCGCTTTCAATTAATTCAATGGCATGATTAACAAAATTCCCACCCTCTGTTGCAATTTGTGAAGTGGTTTGCGACGATTCAAAGATGTCACTGGAAGTTTCAGAAATACGTTGGATGCCGATTGATAATTCTTCGATCGCTTTTGCGCTGTCAAGAGCTCCACGAACTTGCGTTTCCGCACCTTTTGCTACTTCGTGAATAATACTAGCGATATTATTAGCTTCTGAGCTCGTACGGGATGAAGTTTCTGAAAAATCATGAAACGCCTTTGTGAGTTCAGCCGAATGATGGGAGACACGCCTAAACATTTCACCCATGATTAAAGGTAAGCGTCTAACAAGAAGGTGTATTCCAAGTCAGTCTAGATTTTGAGACAATTCCCTTAGAGTAAGTCGTTGGAGTTTTTCGACTCTACTCGAAAAACTCTAATGGGAGTGTGTTCAATTGCAAACTCTAGAAATGAGGAATCGCTATCGGCTTCAGCAGTGGACCGAGATTGTTCGTGACTGCCGCTCCAGTGGTCAGACTGTGGTTCGATGGTGTGCCGAGCACGAGGTCAGTGTGAAAAGCTATTATTACTGGCTTCGGAAAATCCGTGAAGCTGCTTGTGAATCCCTTCCTGCTTTCTCCTCTCCGAATGAACCAACTCTAGTGCCGGTCCCTCCATCTTTGCGGACGAACGCCTCACGTTCCGAAGCAAGTCATGAACAAGCGGCGATCATCCTTCGTACGGATGCCGTTACGATCGAAATTCATCAGCATGCGTCTACCGTACTTCTCGAACAGACGCTTCGCATCCTGCATTATGTTCGGTGACATTTCTAAGGCTGATCAACTGTATATTGCCTGTGGTTATACGGATATGCGAAAATCTATTGACGGTCTTATTCTCGTGGTGCAGCATCAGCTACAATTGAACCCGTTTCAGAATCATTTGTTTTTGTTCTGCGGTCGCAAGCGCGATCGAATGAAAGCCTTGTACTGGGAAGGTGATGGCTTCGTCCTGTTATACAAGCGACTGGAATCAGGTCAATACCAGTGGCCCATGGATGCGGAGGCCGTACGCTCGATCACGCCACAGGAGTTTCGGTGGTTGCTGGAGGGGCTATCCATCCATCAGCCGAAAGCGGTCAAAAAGCTTGATTTTACCCCTTCCATCTAAGTCGTAACAGAGCCAAAAACCTTTGCGAAATCTGGGTTTATACCTGCTTCTATGTTATAATGGTAGACATAGAAGACAGTGAAGGAACGGTATCTCATGAGCCCCTCGGAACAGCTACAAAAAATGGAACATCGCATCGGCGACCTGGAAAAAGAGAATAAGCGGCTACAAGAAACCGTGCAATTTCTAACGCAGAAGCTTTACGGCAAAAGCTCCGAGAAAACAGCTCTCCTCCCCGTAGGAGTGGAGCAACTGTCTTTATTTGATGAGGCAGAGACAGCAGCTTCACGAACTGCACAAGAGCCGACCACCCAGCAGATCCAAAGCTACCAGCGGAAGAAGCAGGTAGGTGAACGAGCGGAGCTGCTTCAGGATCTTCCGCATGAAAAGCGACTATTTCAGGTTCAGGACCGTTGTTGTGACGTATGTCATAGCGAGCTTGTCTTGGTGGGCGAAGAGTTTGTGCGCACGGAGGTGGAGTTTATCCCTGCCCGTGTTCAAGCCATTGCTATCTACAGAGAAACCCTGGAGTGCCGGACATGCCGTAAAGAGGACAAACCTCAAATGAAAAAGGCAGCGACGCCTACGCCGGTCATCCAGCATTCGATGGCCTCCGCTTCCTCTGTGGCATGGGTCATGCACCAGAAATTTGTGAACAGCATGCCCCTGTACCGTCAGGAGAAGGAATGGAAGAGCATCGGTCTTGATCTGAGTAGAGCCACTATGGCGAATTGGATGATTGCGGCCTCAAGAGACTGGCTGAAACCACTCGTGAATCGACTGCATGGGCTGCTTGTAAAAGAGCGATATCTTCATGCAGATGAAACGCCCTTGCAGGTGATGAATGAGAAGGGACGGAAGAACACGACTGACTCTTACATGTGGATCTACAGCAGTGGGCAGCATAGTGAGCATCCCATACGAATCTTTGAATACCAACCAGGGCGAGGGGCGAAGTACCCGCAAGCGTTCCTGAAAGGATTCAAGGGATATCTACATAGCGACGCCTACTCGGGCTATGCGAATCTAACAGGGACAACATCCTGCCTGTGCTGGGCGCATCTTAGACGTAAGTTTGTTGAGGCGTTGCCACCAGAGGCGAAGCAGTCTGCAGAGTCGCTTGCAAGTAGAGGAGTCGCTTATTGCAACAAGCTTTTCGAGCTGGAGTCACAGTTTAAGTCACATACTGCTGAAGATCGAAAGGAGCAACGTCTGGTGCAGGAAAAACCTGTACTCGATGCTTTTTGGTCATGGGTAGAAACGGCCAAAGGTAAAGTTCTTCCTAAATCCAAGCTAGGCGAAGCACTGAAGTATGCGCATAACCATAAGCAAGAGTTGATGAATTACTTACAAGATGGGAACTGTGTGATCTCGAACAATTTAGCTGAAAACAGCATTCGTCCCTTTACCGTGGGTCGTAAAAACTGGTTGTTCAGCGGCAGCCCACGGGGTGCAACCGCAAGTGCAGCGATCTACAGCATCGTAGAGACCGCAAAGGCAAATGGATTGAACCCGTACAAATATCTAGTTTATCTGTTGCAACAATTACCATCGGCTGCATTTCGCCAGCAACCAGAGCTACTTGATGCGTGCCTTCCATGGAGTACGGAGGTTCAAAAACATTGTACATAACGCAGAGCCTGTGGATCTTCATGAACCATGGGTTTTTCTTTTGCAATACACCTGGTTATTAGACGCTTACGATTAAAGCTGCGTGGTTGAGATTTTCCCCTATTGTATTGAAAATACTTTCGTTCTTTTTCTTAACCGAATAGGTGAAGTCGGCTGCTGACAGTCGTTCGGACATTTCAACGAGTTCCAGCAATACTTCCATATCGTCAGAATTCAATGCTGTCGGGCTAGGGCTAGCCCTCCATATTTTTAAAGTATATTGCAGAACCGCAAATGCAGAGACCGAAAGAATGGTAACGGTAATATGTATGAAGACAGGACTGCTTTTCAATGTGAAACCGATTACAGAAATCGTTGCGTTTATGAGTGAAAATACTTTCACTAGAAGGAAGAGCAAGTTCCCTTTTCTATGTATCCCCATACAACGAACCTCCTTTATTTGCTTCAGTTTTGTAACAAACAGTACATGAAATTCTATTGGTCTACAAGAAAATCTTTACGTATTTTTGTCAACAAGGTTAGGGACAAAATTCAATTAATAATCCCCCATATGGTCGCTAGAAATGAATTCGCTGTATTGATATGTAATCTTGTCGAGGTAAGCAGCATCATTATCCTATGAGCTGTCAAGATCTGCGGACATACCGGGCTTGCCGACATGTATATAGTTCGGATCCTCGTGCAGGCTTAGGCCAATACCATGAGCGAGAAGGTCAAGCACGACGCAGAAGTCGGTTAGATAACCTTATATCCAAAAGTAGATTGCACTAACGATGAATGTTAGCATTCAATAAAATAGCGGCAGCCTTTCTAGGACTGGGCGCTGTTTCAGTTGTGGTGGCCAGTCTAGTTTCATACTCTTCCGTCAGCTGCCTGTTTAAAATAGAAATGTTGTGAAAATTGTGTATATTCACCTTGAATTTTGGCGATCCGATGATTAAGAGAATCCCCAGATTGCAAAACTATAACCAATTCGTGTTTATTAGCATTCATGCATAGTTTGACAAGTTCATAAATGATAACGACAATAATAGTAATCAAAAAAAGAACTGTAAGGAGGGATTTCACTGTGGACCAAATCCGCCTAACGGAATTAGTAGGACACTGGCTAAAGCTAACTTATCGCAATTTGAGCAATTATCTAGATAGTCGCTTACAAGAATATGATCTCACCAGTTCACAACTTGGAGTCCTGATGCTCTTATGGGAACAAGAAGGGGTCACTCAAAAAGAGATCCAAACAGCAGTTGGAGTTCGATCCGCCTCACTTACTTTCTTGATCAAAGGATTAGATCAAAAAGGTTTGATCGTCCGAAAAACGGACGAATTGGATACTCGCTTAAATCGAGTGTTTTTGACAGAGAAGAGCAGAGCCCTGAAAGAGGATTGTTTGCAGCTTGTTATGGAAACAGAAAATAAATTAGCACAAGGAGTTGAACTTGGCAAAATTGAAGAGATGGTAGGAATCTTAAAACAATGTAATAAAAACATATTAGATGAATGATATTCGAGGCGTGCCGCAGTTAATTTGGGGTGGGGGAAGTACCTACCCTGGCATTGACTCTGAATAAGCTTTTGTATTATCATTTAGTTAGATATCTAACAATAAGATATCTAGCTAAATGTCACTGAAATAGTCAGAAAGGAGGAAAGCGAATTATTGTCGATCCAATGTTTAGTCCAACCGGTTCCTTTCCCACCATTCCCAATACGGCAGATCGGCACATGTAATTGCTGTATTTGGCACCGCGAAGTGGGAAGGGATTACATTCACTCCGACCCTTGATCGTCATGGTAAGGGAGAAATGGCTAATCAATTGGGGCCGGTTTCGGGTTTTATTTTGGATGCGGAAAAGGAACCTGTATTGTTCATCGCTGGAGATACGGTGTGGCACAAAGATGTAAATGAAGCAATTATTAGATACTGTTCGGATGTTATCATCCTTTATGCGGGAGCAGCATCATCGTCGTGCATATGGAGGCTCACAAATTTATATTCCAAAAGATGGGGAGATGATTTATTTATAATGGCTGCATTAATGATGAATCCGGAGTTGCTGCCCATTGCATTTGATGATGCAATCAATGGTCAAAACCTTGAGCGTGTTATAGCTTTGTATACGGAGGATGCCTCGATGCGGACGCAATTTGATGAACTGCTTACGGGGACTGACGCCATCGTGAGTGGGATCAGTAGAATGTTTTTAGCAAAACCATACCTCAAAAACACGGTAAAGCGTTCAATCATCGCAGGTGATATCGCACTGCTTATCGTAGATTGGGTGATGGAACTAACGGACTCAACAGGCCAAAGGTTTACTACCACAGGAACAGCAACGAATGTTGCAAAGCAAATGGCGGATGGTTCTTGGCGTCTACACGTTACAAACCCTTTGGGTATTATGTAATGATGAATCCTTTTCCACGTAATTGAAATAAGTTTCAGATCGAACAGAGACAGCCTGGGACGTAATGATCCCAGGCTGTCTCTGTTTTTATTTATTGGACGGGAAACGGTGAACTGGAGAAGATCTCTCTATATTCTCTTGAACGCTTCATTGGTATTGCGTATTGTTGATTCGATTTACTGCTTAATTTGCCTGTTTAGAAGCAATACACGCATAATTTTCGCCAATCCACGACAAATTATAAGCAATATACGTTAAGTGAACGCAATTTCAGTGTGTTATCATTTTTTTAGAACATAACAACACGATTCGCTTGGCTAGAAGGGAGGAGCCACTTGGTCATCCATACTCCCACCAATCTCGCATTGCAAAAACTCGGTATTTATGTAAGGGCGAATGCAGATGACTGGCAATACAGCTGGCCGGTTCATACCCACGAAGGACTGGAAGTCTATTATTTCATTCGTGGAGATGCTAATTATGTAATTGGTGATATTATCTACGAATTGGCGCCGGGGGATATGCTTCTTTTCCCGGGGAGCACCATGCATAGGGTGAATCCAACGAAAGACGTCCCTTATATTCGCAGCTATGTGAACTTCACCCCAAGTTTTTTGCGAGAGCAGATGTCCGGGGAAATGTTTGAGAAAATGATGTCTTTGTTTGAAGCGCCGAATGGTCTCTTAATTCGCTGGTCTGTTGAAGAACGCAGTGAAATGGAAACGTTTTTTCGGGCCATTCATCGGGAGAATGAACGGGAAGCATTTGGATTTGAGGTTGTGCTCAAGACGATGCTGGTTCAAATGCTTATTGCGATTTACAGGAAATCCAAACGATTGCATGAATTCGTGCCTGCCCAGCAGCAGTCGCACACTCAAGCGAATGTCCAAAGGATTCTCCAATACATTAATCAGCATTATAGGGAAAATTTCTCTCTAACGGAATTGTCTAACGAGCTTCATTTAAACAAATATTATATTTGCCATTGCTTCAAAGATGTTACCGGTTTTACCATCAACAATTATGTCATCAGCAAACGAATTGAAGAAGCGAAGAAGATGCTGCTGACGACAGATGAGCCTATTGGCATCATTTCCGATGCGCTCGGATTTAATACGGCGGTTCACTTCAGCAGGTCTTTTAAAAATTATGCGGGCGTCTCGCCACAGCAGTACCGTAAACAAGGCGGCTAACCTAAAGCCGATACTGCTTGAACTCGAACACCTGCATCCAAAACATGAAGAATGGGGTAGACACATGAACAAACTTATGAAAACGGTCACCATTGCAATGGTATTCGTTCTTCTAACGGTTTTAACCGCTTGCGGCTCGAAAGAATCGGCTGATGGCGGAAACGGCGCTGGTAAAAAAGCATCTCTGGATTTTGTTTGGTTCTCCGACGGTAATGAAGGCGAGATCATGAAGAGCATCATCAATGATTATCAAACGAAAAATCCGAATATCACTGTAAATTTGATTGAAGTGCCTTACAAAGACCTGGGAACGAAGCTGAAGACGATGATTTCAGGCGGAAAGCCGCCGGCTCTTGCGCGGATCAGTACAACGGAGCTTGGCGCATTTGCTAACCAGGCGATCGATTTGTCTGCGAGCAATGGCGGTTTGGACAGCTACACGGCTCAATATGTGGATTCGATTAAGCCTTTCTATGTAGTGAATGGTAAAGCGGTTGCCGCTCCGATGGACGTAACGGCGAACGGTTTGATTTATAATAAAACGCTGTTTGACAAAGCAGGTGTGAAGGTTCCTACATCGCAAGATAACATCTGGACTTGGGATGAGTTCTCCGCAGCGCTGAAGCAAGTCATGGACAAAGGCGGAGCGAAGTACGGAATGGTATGGGACTACACACCTCAGCGCTGGTCGACTCTGCTGTATCAATTTGGCGGCAGCATGATGAGCGAGGATGGAACGAAAGCAACGATCAACAATGAAGCGGGTGTGAAAGCTGCCGAGTATTTCAAAAAGCTGCACGATGACGGCATTATGCCTACATCCGTATGGCTTGGCGGAGACAACCCGAACAACCTGTTCCGTACAGGTTCCGTTGCGGCACACTTCGCAGGTAACTGGATGATTGGTAACTACAAGGATATTCAGAATTTTCAGTGGGGCGTAACCTACATGCCAAAAGGCACAACGCGTTCTTCCGTGCCAGGCGGTAAATTCGCTATGGCTTTCCAAAAGTCCGGCGTTGAGAAGGAAGCCACAGATTTCATTAACTACATCTCCAGCAAAGAAGTAAACGCGAAATATTGTACGGATGCGCTGTTCCTCAGCCCGCGTAAAGACAACTCCAAGCTCGAATATGCATTCGGTAAAGATATGATGGAGCTGTTCTCCAATGAGCTGAACAACACGGTTCCGGCTGCAGCACAAGATTGGTCCCGACAAACGATCGTGCCGAAATTCAGCAACGACCTGAAAACAACACTTTCGGATATTATTGGCGGCAAGACGTCCGCAAAAGACGGAATGGACAAAGTTGCTCAATTGATCGATAAAGCCATCGCTAGTGAAAAGAAATAGTGTAAAAAACCAAGAGCTGCCGGGTTCACCCGGCAGCGGTTCTTTTAGAAAGGAGAATGCTTGATGTCCACACAAGCCTCGGCTGTAAAGAGGGTGAAGAAACGTCGCCCAGATCAGTCCATGGGATGGACGCCGTATCTGTTCGTGCTCCCTAACCTGCTGATTTTTTCCGTATTTATTGTTATTCCAACCATTATCGGCTTCGTATATTCGTTTCATCAATATGATGGACTCAACCCGATGGAATTCGTGGGGTTTGATAATTATAAAGAGATTTTCAAGGACTCTGAGTTTTGGGGTGCCTTAGGGAAAACAGCTCGCTATGCTGTAATTGCGGTTCCATCGATTTATTGCGTTTCCTTGGCGGTAGCGATGATGCTCATTCAGCCGCTTCGGGCGAAAGGACTGTTCCGATCCATTTTTTACTGGCCTACGATGATCTCTTATATTATTGTCGGTTTGACTTGGAAGTGGATTTTCGGTGATTTCGGGATTATGAATTACGTGCTGAGTTTGTTTGGCAGTGAGCCGATTCAGTTCATGTCGAATCCATTCTTCGCGAACCTATCGGTCATCATTGCAACGGTGTGGTCACGTCTCGGATTTTATATGGTTATCTTCATGGCAGGTCTTCAAGCCATTCCGATTGACTATTACGAGGCGGCACGACTGGACGGAGCATCCAAGATTCGGGTATTCCGCAGTATTACGCTGCCTCTTCTTAAGCCAACAACAGTTCTTGTTGTGATGCTTGCACTTATCGATGCCTTCAAAGCGTACCCGTTATTGTTCGCACTGACAGGCGGCGGTCCTGGTAAAGAAACAACCTTTATTGTGCAGTACATTTACGAAACGGGCTTTGCGAAGCAGGAGCTTGGTATGGCGAGCGCGATGTCGGTGGTATTGTTTGTCCTGATCTGCTTGTTTACCGCACTTCAGAATAAATTGTCTAAGGGAGGCGAGGACTAATATGGAACTGAAATCCTCTGCTAGAGTCACCCTTTACATTGGTCTTATTGTATTGGCCGCTGTATGGTTGTTTCCTGTTCTATGGATCGTCATCTCATCGTTTAAGACGAATAATGACTTGTATAGCTTTCCTCCGCGTTTTATCCCGAGCCCGATCACGTTTGAGCATTTTGGAGATGCCTTCGAGAAAGGGAATTTCGGCCGGTATTTCTTGAATAGTATGGTTGTTACGATCAGTTCTACGATCCTGCTGCTGCTGATCAACTCCATGGCAGGGTTTGCTCTGGCTAAATATCGTTTTAAAGGTGATACGATTCTGCTTGTCGGCTTTATCTCGACACTGATGATTCCGCTTGAAGTTATTATGATACCAATTTTTAAAGTTCTTAGTTTCTTAGGCATGTTCAACAGCTTGTGGGCACTGATTATTCCACCGGCGGCTACGCCGACAGGGGTCTTTATGCTCCGGCAATATTTGCTCACGGTACCGAATGAACTGCTCGAGGCAGCACGGATGGACGGGGCGTCGGAATGGCGCATTTATTCCCGAATCATTCTGCCAATTTGTAAGCCAATTCTGTCCGTACTCTCGATTTTCTCCTTTATGTGGCGTTGG
This genomic window from Paenibacillus hexagrammi contains:
- a CDS encoding methyl-accepting chemotaxis protein; protein product: MGEMFRRVSHHSAELTKAFHDFSETSSRTSSEANNIASIIHEVAKGAETQVRGALDSAKAIEELSIGIQRISETSSDIFESSQTTSQIATEGGNFVNHAIELIESASKTVMQTSNAMKDLHGRTQLITKMIGAIQEISTQTNLLSLNASIEAARAGDKGKGFAVVASEIRKLAEQTKQFSEEARRSVLEVETHSKVVDQYVYSGIEVVEKGKLKMIEAGGLFQQIMEGIRKMVDQIQETSVSLEQMSAGSQQVSATVHEFAKIATDAGQFAQHVATASEEQLTAMKEVSESYKAMSLLVFDMKDILQQFKL
- the tnpA gene encoding IS66 family insertion sequence element accessory protein TnpA, which encodes MQTLEMRNRYRLQQWTEIVRDCRSSGQTVVRWCAEHEVSVKSYYYWLRKIREAACESLPAFSSPNEPTLVPVPPSLRTNASRSEASHEQAAIILRTDAVTIEIHQHASTVLLEQTLRILHYVR
- the tnpB gene encoding IS66 family insertion sequence element accessory protein TnpB (TnpB, as the term is used for proteins encoded by IS66 family insertion elements, is considered an accessory protein, since TnpC, encoded by a neighboring gene, is a DDE family transposase.) gives rise to the protein MRKSIDGLILVVQHQLQLNPFQNHLFLFCGRKRDRMKALYWEGDGFVLLYKRLESGQYQWPMDAEAVRSITPQEFRWLLEGLSIHQPKAVKKLDFTPSI
- the tnpC gene encoding IS66 family transposase; translation: MSPSEQLQKMEHRIGDLEKENKRLQETVQFLTQKLYGKSSEKTALLPVGVEQLSLFDEAETAASRTAQEPTTQQIQSYQRKKQVGERAELLQDLPHEKRLFQVQDRCCDVCHSELVLVGEEFVRTEVEFIPARVQAIAIYRETLECRTCRKEDKPQMKKAATPTPVIQHSMASASSVAWVMHQKFVNSMPLYRQEKEWKSIGLDLSRATMANWMIAASRDWLKPLVNRLHGLLVKERYLHADETPLQVMNEKGRKNTTDSYMWIYSSGQHSEHPIRIFEYQPGRGAKYPQAFLKGFKGYLHSDAYSGYANLTGTTSCLCWAHLRRKFVEALPPEAKQSAESLASRGVAYCNKLFELESQFKSHTAEDRKEQRLVQEKPVLDAFWSWVETAKGKVLPKSKLGEALKYAHNHKQELMNYLQDGNCVISNNLAENSIRPFTVGRKNWLFSGSPRGATASAAIYSIVETAKANGLNPYKYLVYLLQQLPSAAFRQQPELLDACLPWSTEVQKHCT
- a CDS encoding MarR family winged helix-turn-helix transcriptional regulator — its product is MDQIRLTELVGHWLKLTYRNLSNYLDSRLQEYDLTSSQLGVLMLLWEQEGVTQKEIQTAVGVRSASLTFLIKGLDQKGLIVRKTDELDTRLNRVFLTEKSRALKEDCLQLVMETENKLAQGVELGKIEEMVGILKQCNKNILDE
- a CDS encoding YybH family protein; this translates as MANQLGPVSGFILDAEKEPVLFIAGDTVWHKDVNEAIIRYCSDVIILYAGAASSSCIWRLTNLYSKRWGDDLFIMAALMMNPELLPIAFDDAINGQNLERVIALYTEDASMRTQFDELLTGTDAIVSGISRMFLAKPYLKNTVKRSIIAGDIALLIVDWVMELTDSTGQRFTTTGTATNVAKQMADGSWRLHVTNPLGIM
- a CDS encoding AraC family transcriptional regulator yields the protein MVIHTPTNLALQKLGIYVRANADDWQYSWPVHTHEGLEVYYFIRGDANYVIGDIIYELAPGDMLLFPGSTMHRVNPTKDVPYIRSYVNFTPSFLREQMSGEMFEKMMSLFEAPNGLLIRWSVEERSEMETFFRAIHRENEREAFGFEVVLKTMLVQMLIAIYRKSKRLHEFVPAQQQSHTQANVQRILQYINQHYRENFSLTELSNELHLNKYYICHCFKDVTGFTINNYVISKRIEEAKKMLLTTDEPIGIISDALGFNTAVHFSRSFKNYAGVSPQQYRKQGG
- a CDS encoding ABC transporter substrate-binding protein; its protein translation is MNKLMKTVTIAMVFVLLTVLTACGSKESADGGNGAGKKASLDFVWFSDGNEGEIMKSIINDYQTKNPNITVNLIEVPYKDLGTKLKTMISGGKPPALARISTTELGAFANQAIDLSASNGGLDSYTAQYVDSIKPFYVVNGKAVAAPMDVTANGLIYNKTLFDKAGVKVPTSQDNIWTWDEFSAALKQVMDKGGAKYGMVWDYTPQRWSTLLYQFGGSMMSEDGTKATINNEAGVKAAEYFKKLHDDGIMPTSVWLGGDNPNNLFRTGSVAAHFAGNWMIGNYKDIQNFQWGVTYMPKGTTRSSVPGGKFAMAFQKSGVEKEATDFINYISSKEVNAKYCTDALFLSPRKDNSKLEYAFGKDMMELFSNELNNTVPAAAQDWSRQTIVPKFSNDLKTTLSDIIGGKTSAKDGMDKVAQLIDKAIASEKK
- a CDS encoding carbohydrate ABC transporter permease encodes the protein MSTQASAVKRVKKRRPDQSMGWTPYLFVLPNLLIFSVFIVIPTIIGFVYSFHQYDGLNPMEFVGFDNYKEIFKDSEFWGALGKTARYAVIAVPSIYCVSLAVAMMLIQPLRAKGLFRSIFYWPTMISYIIVGLTWKWIFGDFGIMNYVLSLFGSEPIQFMSNPFFANLSVIIATVWSRLGFYMVIFMAGLQAIPIDYYEAARLDGASKIRVFRSITLPLLKPTTVLVVMLALIDAFKAYPLLFALTGGGPGKETTFIVQYIYETGFAKQELGMASAMSVVLFVLICLFTALQNKLSKGGED
- a CDS encoding carbohydrate ABC transporter permease, which translates into the protein MELKSSARVTLYIGLIVLAAVWLFPVLWIVISSFKTNNDLYSFPPRFIPSPITFEHFGDAFEKGNFGRYFLNSMVVTISSTILLLLINSMAGFALAKYRFKGDTILLVGFISTLMIPLEVIMIPIFKVLSFLGMFNSLWALIIPPAATPTGVFMLRQYLLTVPNELLEAARMDGASEWRIYSRIILPICKPILSVLSIFSFMWRWDDFLWPLIGISDPKLYTVQLALSNFIGEYNVDWGSLLAMSVITMIPVLVVFLIFQRQFVSGMVTSGMK